tgccctgttttactgaaatgcccgagtggcttgagatacttatgactgagtgaggccgagggcctgatttgtgaggatgagtgtggatcggggctgcccgcctgcagcatacctgagtgaggccgagggcctgatttgtgaggatgagtgtggatcggggctgcccgcctgcagcatactttattattatcgcacgtgagttttccgtgcagattatagcgcttgggatgaaggatcccctccggagtctgtacacacccccagtgagcgcaggtacctactgagtgcgagtgccgagtgccgagtgttgagtgactgggaggcaagagtgactgtgaggtttgcccgagtggcaagagtgactgtgaggtttgcccgaggggctgtttatgatttcaacatttttgctcacctttgcattgagcctttgtttgaaaaactgttggaaagatGTCTTTATATGATTttctttttactggaactgggtttaaacgagatgtttgattcaaatcgtgatttttaaaagcatgtggtattttactgagatttcctgatatgaacgttatatgttttattgctcgtcactactgctcagtctttatttattgttgttacttactgagttggcgtactcacgttactccctgcaccttgtgtgcagaatcaagtgtggctggacacggtagcggttattgagtgttctggttgcagattttcttggagatagcaaggtagttgtttggcgatcgcagcccctgctcttctccctcttgtcttcctctagttgtatttagctattttccaggctgagttagccttgacgtTGTTAGACAGatcgtagtagatgctcatgactagtgacaccccgatgtcaggcttttcttttccgcacttctgtttttctttgatttaaactctttaatttggaggttttatgttaaataaccttgaaattatctttgaaatgaaattaTCGTTTTACtttggaaatgagttggcttgcctagttccacgataggcgccatcacgacaggttaggtttttgggtcgtgacacctatttACCTGAAGTTGGTAATATTACCAAAATAAGAGCACATATCCACCATGAATCATTGGTCACTTGAGGTTTCATGACATGAATAAAACACACAATTGTGGACATTGATTATGCAGGATTAATGCGCATCAGATATTTGTAAGATAAGGTGAATGTGGAAGATTTTGGCTTCTTTAATCTGATGAGAATGCTCATTGTCTGAACTGCATTGACTTGCAATATCGTGCATAAAGGAGTAGTAGATTTTATCGCATTGTTGGTTATAACTGTTATTACAGGGAGCATTAGGGAAGAATGCTGACTACTGATTGATTTCTCTATGTAGCAAGAAGCAACGTGACAATTACTTACAATTATAAATTTCACACAGGAGTGAGGATTATGGAATGTGTTTCTGAAGTTATATTCTGCATATGCCCTTCATGCCTATGTGTTTCTGAAGTTATATTCTGCATGTGTCCTTCATGCCTATGTTTTCCGTATCCTTTCCATTCTTGAAATTTCGACTCATAATTATCAGGATCTGTTGCTAGTAATATGTTCACCATTTAAATCCAGAGCAAATTCAACATTCAACACTTAGGGATGAGTTCTGAGTGCTGCCTCCAGATCAGTTTCTGTGGACCCATAAACCTGTGTAAAATGCGTTGGCTTCTGCCCGTGGCTGCATCCCTTGAAGATTTACCCTTTGTTCATGAAGACCTGTGTGTGCTTTGAGATGGTATCGACACAAACTTGACCATCAGATTCAGTTCAGCAAGAGGAAGTATGCTGCAGGGTGAAGTGGCGGTTGCTCCTTTATACTAACTTCTGGCTCTCATTATCTCGCCTACTACTTGTTTTACTTGGTATTTATGTCTGGATTGTGAAGCAGCTATGTCATTGCTCATTCCGCAGTGGATAGTGGCCTCTCTTCCTCCAACAAATTAATGCTGGAATAGATTGAAAATGTTTTAACATAGACATCATACAACTTATGGACTATACGGTTTTCTGTTTGATTATTCTGAATTAGGAATATTAGTTTGTTAGCAGAAATTGTTGGCAAACATTATGAAGCGGTTCTTCCCTCAGCTCACTCTTGTAGTAGGGGACTGGAGACTTTCAGAGGTGTAGGCTTAATTGGCTTTCACTTGGTGTATATATCCCTTTGCTCTTGAGTAAATGCCCCAATACCGAATTCAATGTGTTTTGACTCATTTTATTTCGTCTTTCTTCCAATTCTCATATTTGTGTGTGACCATATTTTGGCAAGAATGATATTTTATGATATTTagtgaaagtttaatgattttgttgttagaaaaataaatttgatgatttttctgCAAGTATATTACTCCATCCATTTAAAAAAGATTATCACTATTTTCTTACTAGTTCGTGTAAAaaagatttatttattttttatattttcttaatcAGAAatatttatagtcacacaaatattatgatTTGTTTAAAGTCATAAGTTTCAAAAGCTTTTATCTATAAAAATGTTATGGCATGTTTAAGACTTTAAGAGGTGTAGGCTTAATAGGGCATTATAGTGAGATATTTGAAGTTCTTCAACAATTTTGATAACAGGAAGCATTTTGATTTTATAAAGGTTAAGCGTTTTTTTGGTACGGCTGTTTCCCAAAAATAAGTCACTCAccaaccaaaaataaaaaaataagtgATCATATTATTCATTtactaaatttagcaccaaacacacccttaatcaAGAACCAATAATATCTTCATTTCTGttcactttctttcttttatCTACCAAAAATCCTCTACTTTTTAGTACGGACAATCTTCTATAGCTGCTAAAATCCAGCCATAGGAAGGAGACAAACGGAAGGTATGTGTACATTAGAGAAGAGAGGCAACATCTTCCTCCTAACCTTAACTGGCACTGATGAGCACCGTTTACACCCCAACCTTATTGATTCCCTCGCCGCCGCTCTCCGCCGTCTCCGATCTGAATCAGCTTCTTCCTCTTCCGCTTTGATCACCACAGCCCAAGGAAAATTCTTCTCCAATGGTTACGATCTTAAGTGGGCCTTAGTTGACAAAGCTCGCCCACAACTCATGTCTAAGAAACTCCGCGCTCTTGTCTACGACTTAATCACCTTGCCTATGCCCACAATTGCTGCTGTCACTGGACACGCATCTGCTGCCGGCTTTATCTTCGCCCTTTCGCATGATTATGTTCTTATGCGTAAGGATCGAGGGTTTCTTTATATGAGTGAGCTTGATATTGGGTTTAAGATACCCATTTGGTTTTCGGCTTTGTTGAAGTGTAAAGTTGGGTCGCCGGCGGTTTGGCGTGAGGTGGTGTTGAAATCGGCTAAGATGACGGCTGAGATGGGAGTTGAAATGGGGATCGTGGATTCGGCTCATAGTGGAGCAGAGGAGACTGTGGAGGCAGCTGTGAGGTTAGGTGAAGAATTGATGAGCAGAAATTGGGATGGGAAAGTGTATGCTGATTGTAGGAAAACTTTGTATGTCGAGCTACTAAATTCTCTTGGTTCTGATGAGACTGTAGGAGATTATGGCAAGGAGGAGGAGCCAAACAAGAATCTCTCAAGGCTCTGACTGATCAGCGGATTCAAAATTTGAAGATTATGAGTAAATTAATATTGCATTAACGATTGGGTTCACGctcaaatatttatagatatttagtgaatttcttaatatatatatatagtctagATAAAAGTTAGTGGTTTCACGCGAACCGGTAATCAAAACACTAGATCCTCCCATATGTACTTGTCCAACCATGAATGATTGGTCACTTGAAGTTGTAACATGAATAAAACAAACAATCGTTGGATGATGATTATGCAGGATTATGCGCCCCACAAATTTGTAAGACAAGGTTAATGCTGAGTGTGGCTTCTTGAATCTGATGAGAAAATGTTCGTTGTTTGGACTGCATTTACTTGCAATATTGTGAATAAAGTAGTATGAGGTTTTATTGCATTGTTGTTTATTCATAAACTGGTATTACAAGGAGCAATCAGTAACGAATGCTGAGTAGTGACTAACTTTACAAATACAAGTTACAATTATAAATTTCACGCAGGACTGAGGATTATGGATTGGCTTTCTGAAATTATATCATGCATCTTTCCTTCAAGTCTATATTTTTTGGATCCCTTCCATTTTAAAAATTGCCACTCAGAATTATCAGGATCTGTTACTAGTAATAAGTTTACTGTGGCAAACCAGGCAAATTCAACATCCGCATCAAAAGGATGAGTTCTGAGTGCTGCCTCCACAATCATCAGTTTGTTGTAAAATGTGTTAGCTTCTCCTGGTGGCTGCATCCGTTGAAGACTTACCATTTGTTCGTGTAGAATTGTGTGTGCTTTGAGATGGCGCGGACACTAATTTCAACATCAGATTCAGTATAATGAGGGAAGAGGAAGTATGCTGCAGGGTGAAGTTGTGTTTTCTCTTTAATACCAGCTTCTGGCTAAGGAAATTGCGCCATATGTTGCTCGTGGACACTTGGTTAAGGCTCCCATTATCTCGGCTAGttcttgcttaactttgtgtTTAAGTCTAGATCTGAAGCAGCTTTTCCATTGCTCATCTTGTAGTTGATTGTTGGTGTCTTTTCCTCCAACGAATAAACGCTGGAAAAGATTGAATATTTTGTAATATAGACATCATATGACTTCTGGACCATACGATTTTATGTTTGATTATACTGTATTATGAATAAGTATTATTTTGTTAGAAGAAATTGTCCACAAACGTTGTGAAGTTTACTTCCCTCAGCTCCCTCTTGTAGTAGGATTGGAGACTCTCAGAGGTGTAGATGTAGTTGGCTTTCCCTTGGTGTATGTATGTGTTTGCTCTTGAATAAATGCCCCAATACCGAATTCAGTGGCTTTTGACTCATTTCCTTTCGTCTTTCTCCAATTATCAAATTTTGTGTGAAAGtagtgagttttttttttttttttttctattatcCTCCAACTCGAGAGACAGGTAAATTCAAGATTTGAACATTATATATTCGAGCTTGGTATTTTATCAGAATTCATTCAAATTTTCGGACGAAATCTATTAGGTGTACTTATCTAGTGACTTTTCTTAAGTGTATATATTAAGTTTGGGAGGAACCGTAACCTATTTGATCAAAATTCTCcaagttaaaaatatttttttttaatgttttttttttgtgaagtgtttggtcaaactttttgagaaaaaaagtatttttgagtaggaatagaaacataaaaaaaatagttctcttcaaaaagtacttttttttaaaaacactTATAAAAATACAAGCACTTATTTTAAAAGTTTGGCTACTAATTGTTTCTAATAAATTAGCCACACCCAAATTTATTCTCAGCAATTCTCAAAATCAgcgcttggccaaacaggctataaagcAATCTGTGAGAAGTGAGAGCTCTCTGCATTGTGGGCAGAACCAAGACAaccaaaaaagaagagaaaaaacttGATGTAAACTagttatgatatttaagaattCATTTCAGCCGGGAATCATGAGAGTGGCAGTGCCACGTTGTGGAATTCCATTATTGAAGCCTGTCAACAAATTCCCCTTCTTCTCTTCCACCCTTTCGCCTAAAACTTGTGCTCGAACCTTCTCTGCGAAAATGTCAACAAACCCACCTTCTCAACTTACCCACACAATCAATCTTCCAGCCCAACTCAGTCAACCCGTTTCTATTATCGCTGCTCCCGGCGTCTCCAATGCCCAGTTCAGGCAAGTCCTTTCACTCGctatttctttcttttctgtttcTGGGGTTCTATTTTTAGCATTCAACTATTGTAATTCACGCCTTAATATAGTATTTGTAATGAAGTTTTTGGCTTTTTTTCTGTTAAAGATTGATCATTTTTCTTGGCATGAATGATTTGTTTTGGAGTCCGTCCatttattctttctttctttctttcttttttctttttgagtgTTCTATGTCTAGCTTTCAGCTAATATAATTCACGCTTAATTTGGTATTTGTAGAGAGTGTTTTGGAAGTTTttcatgattttgaaaaaaatggatttttttttttacatgttTAAGATTAAAGCATTCTTCTTGCCTCTTGGCATGGCTTTGTATTAACTGAGCTGTTTGGAAGTCCTTCCATTTGTTAtacctttctttttttctttttggggttCTAATTTTAGCTTTCAACCTATATAATTCACACTTAATATGGCTTTTGTCTTGAGGGTTTTAGAAGTTAAAGACTTTCTGAAAAGAAAGGAAGCTTCTTTTATGTTAAAGATTAATGATTTTTCTTGGTATGGCTTAGGATTAAGTGAGCTGTTTGGACGTCCCTCCATTTGTtatatctttctttttttctttttgggatTCTAACTTTTAGCAAGCAACTTCCATAATTCACGCTTAATATAAATATCTGTAGTGATGTATTAAGAAGTCATTCaagctttttaaaaaaaaaatcaagcaaGCATTTTTATGTTAAAGATGAATCATTTTCTTTGTATGGCTTTGTATGGAGTTTGAGTGAGCATGTTTGGAAGTCCCTCCAGTTGCTATATTGATGTGCCATTTTAGCATTCAACTTATGCATGCTCACTATGGCATTTGTTGTGAGGTTAAGTAAGTGTTTCAAGTATTTCGGGAAAAGGGTGAAGCATTTTTTTTGGTTTGGCTTTGAATTAAAATGGCTGTTTGGTGGAAGTCCCTCCAGTTGCTAtttctttttgcttttttcctttcttctaGGGTTATGTAATTTACTCTTAATATGGCATTTGTAGTCAGATTTCTGGAAGATCTTCAAAAGAGGAAGCATTTTATGTAAAGGTTCAGACTTTTCTTACAATGGCTTTGGATTGAGTGAAATATCTATTTCCTTGTAGGAATGCTATTGAATCCTCATTGTTTAAGCAGTGGTTAAAGAACATACAAGCTGAAACAGGACTGCTGGTTAATGGAGCTATGTCTTTAAGACAAGTTCTTATTCAGGTCTCAAtctcaagttgttcttttaaaGTATGAAGATTGTGACTTTTATTTGTTCACTAGCTTGGATGAATTACATTGTTGCCAGAGCCCTTCTAAATTTATTAAAAATTGGATAATGCTGGAGGAAAATGGCATGTCTTTTTATCTTGACTGATGCTGCTTAACTACATTGTTGTTGAGTATATTATGTCCAATTAACATTTATTAGACCAATAAATATTTAGGTTTATTGGCACCTTATGCTCCTTAAAGATTGCCATGCTGCACTGACAGCCTGACATGGCTGTCAGTTGTGCTCTTGCCTTCTTCATGTTATGTGTCGATGTTAAGTTGCAATATCAGTGACTGGAGACATAGTGACTAACGCCGAATTTCAATCTGTTGTCGGTCCTGCTACTGCAAGCATTAAGTTTGCTTTACAGCTGATTTTCCTTTTTATGTGTTTGAGCAGGGTGTAGATATGTTTGGAAAGCGTTTGGGGTTTCTAAAGTTCAAAGCAGATATTATTGATAAGGAGACAGGTCAAAAGGTATCTGAGTAGAATTTCCCATCCCATTTATGTAACTCATTCAGTCGGACTATGAATAGATTCTTTTAAAGCTGTGGTTTccttaatttattttgtttatactGAGTCTTTTGTCCAAGTATCTTAGAGCGACGGAAAATACAGTACTCTTGACATAGCTTGTCATTACTAACATTACAATGATTTGTGTCTTCCATTTTCTTTTTCCTAGCTTAGCCTTGGTTGCGACAAGGGCAATTTCTTTTCAGTCACTATTACTTCTTTTGTGTGTAGGTTCCTGGTATTGTCTTTGCACGGGGTCCAGCTGTTGCAGTGCTAATCCTTTTGGATTCTGAGGGTGAGACGTATGCTGTGCTTACGGAACAGGTAGGTCTTCCAAGTTCCAACCATCAACTCCTCTGTTTATATAATGTTGAAAATTATCTCACAATACTGATTAGGTGAGGAAATCTATGAAGGTTCTCTACCTCTATTACCTTTTTAACTCTAAAAAACATTCAAATTGTTTGAAAGGTTAGGGTACCTGTTGGGAGGCTAATTTTGGAATTGCCAGCAGGAATGTTGGATGATGACCATGGTGACTTTGCTGGAACAGCAGTTCGAGAGGTCTCTCTTTCCTCTCTATCAAAGCATTATCCCCTTCCCCACCCCAAATAATCCAGGCAATATGATGCCGAAAGCTATCACATATTCATCCATGCACAGGCATTTCATGTCAGAGTTACTGTTTTCTGGTCACAGATTGCAAGCAGCCAACTTAACAGCAAGAAAAGGAATAATCATGTTACTAGCCCATATAGGCTTTTGTACCTGGTTGACGACAGCCTGAGGTACAAGGAAATAGAACACATGAATCTTCAAAAGATGAAGTAAAAATTTCTCCAGATAATACAATGAGCCAATACTTAGTCAGCATATGCTGCAGTTGACTCATTAAGATACATACAGAGTGAATATGAACTTTCTCAAAATTTTCTAGACTGGGGAAAGCTGTTCCCTTGTTTCGTGGCTCAATTACATAGTATATTGGTTTATTATTGCATAATGAACTGGATTCCTCTTATTCTGTCCTTTCTCGACTAATCAATGGAAGTTCCTTCTTTTCTGATGAGTTAATAGAATCCAGAAATTTGCTGATGTTTGTGTATGTGTGGCTCTACTGATCCTTATAGGAACATTGTAACTTCCTTTTGACAAGCAACTATCTGTTTTACATATTTGACAACTTAGTTGCATTATACTGTATAATCAAGTGCTGCTTTTGAATACTTATGGATGTGCATATATATCAGTGGATGGCAAAATCGGAGAGTTTGACATTGCTATTTGGCCGAACTTCTAATTTAAGTATCTGATCTATATGTCTCAGGTTGAGGAAGAAACTGGAATACACCTGAATGTTCATGATATGGTCGACCTCACGGCTTTTCTTGATGCATCGACTGGGGGAAGAGTTTTTCCTTCTCCTGTAAGCTTCCACCATCTTCTATAAGACTCAGACTATTCTGACCACATGCTCTCTTGGATTTTGAATTATGGGAACAATAAGTAGAAAAATTTGCATAAACAGCTAGTTTCTGCTAAAAAGTATATGAAAGGGTAAATGTTATAGTTGCTTCTAGCCTCGTATTTAAAGAATGTTGACGGTTAATACTTCTAGTGGTCAGTAGTTTCAATTCATTGCACTACTTGCTCTAGTGTTAGGAACCTGGAATGACGTTGGATACTGCTCCATGCGCactgaaattataaattttgcgAACCTTGCCCCAGTCATGGTTTTTCAGCATAGTAAAAATTATAATCGGCATGGAAAAGCTGCCATTTTCTGGAACAGCAGTAGCTTCTTTCTCGCATTTCAGATAAAAAAAAAAGGGCAGCTTGGTGCACTGAGCACCCACTATGCATGAGGTTCAGAGTAGGGTGACTACATCAGGTCTATCGCCTTACGTTGGGTCTATATTTCGCATTTAAAAGATGGGGACTTTTCATTATTATTTCTGCCTTTTATGTTTCTCCAACACTATATTTCTGTGATTTTGTTATTCTTTCGATGTTAGGGTGGCTGTGATGAGGAGATCAGTTTGTTTCTATACAGAGGAAATGTCAGCAAAGAGAAAATCCAACAACTGCAAGGGAAAGAAACTGGACTACGAGACCATGGGGAGCTGATTAAGGTGCATGTGGTTCCATATGATAAACTGTGGCGTGCCACAGCTGACGCAAAGGCTCTGACCGCAATTGCCCTCTATGAGATGGCCAAAAGAGATGGGCTGCTGCCTTGAGTTAATATTTTCTCTCCCATTTTTATCTCAATTTACTTTATTGTTTGCTTGGCTGAATAGATGATGGTATATCTTAGGCAGATGACTTATACATTATGGGTATTCCTAGGCGAACACTCCTGGCAACTGCATCTGTTGCTTAGTTTTGAACTTTTGTACATTAGACACACAAAAGCTGTTTTGCATAGAACACAATTTTATCATTTCGAAAAAGATAATAAAAAAGGGAAAGAGGAGATTGGTCCTTGCACAGTTAACGGAAGTCCTAAAAAATGACAAATGTATTAACTCTATTCCGTTTTACCGTTAATTCTGTTCCTGGTATGGATGGGTAAAATTGGCTTCAGGATGTTGTTATCACAACAACATGGCACTGCTATTTAGCTATGAGCTTGTATCTTCTTCAAAACATCTCTTGCTGCGACTTATTTTCATATTAAATAAAGTAAAAGAAACTGATTGCTTCTAAATTTGGAGTCAAACACGccaaattgaatttttttatttgtcTCGAAAAACCCATGGGAATTAGTCTTACTTCCAATCCTTTAGAGCAAAATCTTACTGGTTGCAGCTTGAAAATGTTGAACGTCGAACATCACTGAAGAAAGTATTTTCCTATTGCAGTTGGAAAACGACCCTGCCATCCCAAATTAAGCTTGATGGAGATGTAGTATACAAAGAACATATAGGTCTAAGATAGTGTAAGTGTTCAAAGTTTGTTGGTTGCTTCCCAAATAGTTGTACCATCACAAGTGCAGAGTTTCTTGTAGTTCTCACCAACTCCTGCACTTCTAGCTATCACTGCTGCTTTAAGTCCTGGATCCGATTTATCTTCAGTTGCATATACTGCTATGGCTCTCCCAATCAGGTCAGCAACTCTCAGCTTCTCTTTAGCACCAGAATAGAATGACTCACCTTTCTCGTCAACTTCCAGTGTTCCCAGGTCACCAAGTGGCTGAAAATTGGAAAAAAGATCAGAAAGTGCAGCACATCACTTTTTGGTGCAACTTTTTTCAATACAATGTTCAGGGCTAAGGggggaaaaagaaaagcaaaatagATATTCCCGTTTGTATTATGATATCACTGTGGGAACAACCATCTTGTTTTAGTTTTTCCCAG
The DNA window shown above is from Nicotiana tomentosiformis chromosome 8, ASM39032v3, whole genome shotgun sequence and carries:
- the LOC104084674 gene encoding enoyl-CoA delta isomerase 1, peroxisomal, with protein sequence MCTLEKRGNIFLLTLTGTDEHRLHPNLIDSLAAALRRLRSESASSSSALITTAQGKFFSNGYDLKWALVDKARPQLMSKKLRALVYDLITLPMPTIAAVTGHASAAGFIFALSHDYVLMRKDRGFLYMSELDIGFKIPIWFSALLKCKVGSPAVWREVVLKSAKMTAEMGVEMGIVDSAHSGAEETVEAAVRLGEELMSRNWDGKVYADCRKTLYVELLNSLGSDETVGDYGKEEEPNKNLSRL
- the LOC104084675 gene encoding nudix hydrolase 14, chloroplastic; translated protein: MIFKNSFQPGIMRVAVPRCGIPLLKPVNKFPFFSSTLSPKTCARTFSAKMSTNPPSQLTHTINLPAQLSQPVSIIAAPGVSNAQFRNAIESSLFKQWLKNIQAETGLLVNGAMSLRQVLIQGVDMFGKRLGFLKFKADIIDKETGQKVPGIVFARGPAVAVLILLDSEGETYAVLTEQVRVPVGRLILELPAGMLDDDHGDFAGTAVREVEEETGIHLNVHDMVDLTAFLDASTGGRVFPSPGGCDEEISLFLYRGNVSKEKIQQLQGKETGLRDHGELIKVHVVPYDKLWRATADAKALTAIALYEMAKRDGLLP